The Streptomyces capitiformicae genome contains the following window.
ACGCCCTCGGGCGCCGGGAATCGAGCCATGTCGCATGGCCGCAAGAGTACGTTCACACCCGACATCACCGGCCGAGCCGGTTTCAACGCCTCGGCGGGATTCGGGCACGTGAGTGGATCTCGATAGGCTTTGGTCCACACGTTGCCGGGACTGGGCGCGGCGCTGTACGCAAGGAGGATCGAGAACTGATGGCAGGCAACTCGGACCCGCTGACGCCGCGGGCCAAGCTGGCCGTGACGGCGGGCAAGGCGGTCGCGGCGGCATCCCGTGCCGCGGGACGCGGTAGCGGATCGGTGATCGGCGGCCGGGTGGCGCTCAAACTCGACCCCGACCTCCTCGCCCGGCTCGCACAGAGCCTCGACGTCGTCCTGGTCTCCGCCACCAACGGCAAGACCACGACCACCCGGCTGATCGCGGAAGCGCTCCGCGCCGCCGGCCCGGTCGTCTCGAACGCGCTCGGCGCGAACATGCCCGCGGGCATCACCTCGGCGCTCGCCGGGAACTCGGACGCCAAGTTCGGTGTCATCGAGGTCGACGAGAAGTACCTCGCCGGTGTGGCCCGGGACACGGACCCCAAGTGCATCGCGCTGCTCAACCTCTCCCGTGACCAGCTCGACCGGGCCGCCGAGACCCGCATGATGGCGGAGGCCTGGCGTGAGGGTCTGGCCGGCACCAAGGCCGTCATCGTGGCCAACTGCGACGACCCGCTGGTGGTGTGGGCCGCGTCGTCCTCCCCGAACGTGATCTGGGTCGCCGTCGGCCAGATGTGGAAGGACGACGCCTGGTCATGCCCGTCCTGCGGCGGTGTGATGCAGCGGCCGGGCGACGACTGGTTCTGCGGTGAGTGCGGTTTCCGCCGCCCCACGCCGAGCTGGGCGCTCTCCGGCGACCACGTCCTCGACCCGCACGGTTCGGCCTGGCCGATCCACCTCCAGCTGCCGGGCCGCGCCAACAAGGCGAACGCCGCCTCGTCGGCCGCCGTCGCCGCCGTCTTCGGCGTGCCGCCGCAGGTCGCCCTGGAACGCATGTATCAGGTGCAGGCCGTGGCCGGGCGCTACGACGTGGTGCAGTTCATGCAGCGCGACCTCAGACTGCTGCTCGCCAAGAACCCGGCGGGCTGGCTGGAGACGTTCTCGCTGATCGACCCGCCGCCGTCGCCGGTGATCCTGTCGGTGAACGCGCGCGGCGCCGACGGCACCGACACCTCCTGGCTGTGGGACGTCGACTACACCCGGCTGACCGGTCACCCGATCTTCGTCCTCGGCGACCGGAAGCTGGACCTCGCGGTACGTCTGGAGGTCGCGAACCAGCACTTCCAGGTCTGCGACAGCCTCGACCAGGCGGTGCAGATGTGCCCGCCGGGCCGGATCGAGGTCATCGCCAACTACACCGCGTTCCAGGACCTGCGCCGCCGCGTCGGCAACTGACCACGAGGACTCGAGGGGAACTCATGAGTGACAACAGCCTGCGGGTCGTCTGGGTCTACCCGGACCTGCTCAGCACCTACGGCGACCAGGGCAACGTCCTGGTCGTGGAGCGTCGGGCACGCCAGCGCGGCCTCGACGTCGCCCGTCTGGACGTACGCAGCGACCAGCCGATCCCGACCTCCGGCGACATCTATCTGATCGGCGGCGGCGAGGACCGGCCGCAGCGGCTCGCGGCCGAGCGGCTGCGCCGCGACGCGCATCTGTACCGGGCCGTGGAGAACGGCGCGATCGTCTTCGCGGTGTGCGCCGGCTACCAGATCCTCGGCCACGAGTTCGTCAACGACCTCGGGCAGCGCGAACCCGGCCTCGGTCTGCTCGACGTGGTCACGACGCGTGGTGAGGGCGAGCGGTGCGTCGGTGACGTCCTCGCGGACATCGACCCGCGCCTCGGGCTGCCCCAGCTGACCGGCTTCGAGAACCACCAGGGCATCACCCACCTCGGCCCCACCGCCCGCGCGTTCGCGCAGGTGCGGCTCGGCAAGGGCAACGGCACGGGCG
Protein-coding sequences here:
- a CDS encoding MurT ligase domain-containing protein → MAGNSDPLTPRAKLAVTAGKAVAAASRAAGRGSGSVIGGRVALKLDPDLLARLAQSLDVVLVSATNGKTTTTRLIAEALRAAGPVVSNALGANMPAGITSALAGNSDAKFGVIEVDEKYLAGVARDTDPKCIALLNLSRDQLDRAAETRMMAEAWREGLAGTKAVIVANCDDPLVVWAASSSPNVIWVAVGQMWKDDAWSCPSCGGVMQRPGDDWFCGECGFRRPTPSWALSGDHVLDPHGSAWPIHLQLPGRANKANAASSAAVAAVFGVPPQVALERMYQVQAVAGRYDVVQFMQRDLRLLLAKNPAGWLETFSLIDPPPSPVILSVNARGADGTDTSWLWDVDYTRLTGHPIFVLGDRKLDLAVRLEVANQHFQVCDSLDQAVQMCPPGRIEVIANYTAFQDLRRRVGN
- a CDS encoding type 1 glutamine amidotransferase yields the protein MSDNSLRVVWVYPDLLSTYGDQGNVLVVERRARQRGLDVARLDVRSDQPIPTSGDIYLIGGGEDRPQRLAAERLRRDAHLYRAVENGAIVFAVCAGYQILGHEFVNDLGQREPGLGLLDVVTTRGEGERCVGDVLADIDPRLGLPQLTGFENHQGITHLGPTARAFAQVRLGKGNGTGDGTEGAYNDTVFGTYMHGPVLARNPQIADLLLKLALDVNALPPTDDRWFEALRNERIEAATQPA